The following proteins are co-located in the Hevea brasiliensis isolate MT/VB/25A 57/8 chromosome 11, ASM3005281v1, whole genome shotgun sequence genome:
- the LOC110636354 gene encoding E3 ubiquitin-protein ligase ATL42-like — protein MTRLSLHFLHLLLVLKIFSVEAQFNSVGDEGSAQDGVSNFQPSLAIVVGILCIMFSLTFIFLIYAKFCHRGASIHSDLQNLPALVRSTSRYSGIDKTVIESLPFFRFSSLKGSKDGLECVVCLSKFEDIEVLRLLPKCKHAFHINCVDQWLEKHSSCPLCRCKVSAEDPTIFTYSKSMRFLGNQLELQEDSNVELFVQREETLQGSSRFSIGSSFRKVEKVNKDEVALIQQEACGFSDDDQKTLHKFNHKIIISDVILKSRWSSVSSSDLMFLNSEMLQDMSSTRFSFLDSNNEQFTATRTIEGKQIMKIKEEMEMKRLFESKVNTINHYPPDSFPGHASTSDSNAISSHNTSYITNSGGRRSVSEITAFSRFRNLSIKNTIRESLSGGSNRKEERQRRLWLPIARRTVQWFANRERRSQPTENTIQKLDV, from the coding sequence ATGACTCGATTAAGTTTGCATTTTCTGCATCTCCTTCTTGTATTAAAAATCTTCTCTGTTGAAGCACAATTTAACTCGGTCGGAGATGAAGGATCTGCACAAGATGGTGTCTCAAATTTTCAACCAAGTCTTGCTATTGTTGTAGGAATTCTCTGCATCATGTTTTCTCTAACTTTTATCTTCCTTATCTATGCCAAATTCTGTCACAGAGGAGCTTCTATTCACAGTGATTTGCAGAATCTTCCTGCACTAGTTCGATCAACATCACGATACTCTGGAATTGATAAGACGGTGATAGAGTCACTTCCTTTCTTCAGATTCTCCTCTTTGAAAGGATCTAAGGATGGACTTGAATGTGTAGTCTGCCTGTCGAAATTCGAAGATATTGAAGTTCTTCGTTTGCTGCCTAAATGCAAACATGCCTTTCACATTAACTGTGTTGATCAGTGGCTTGAAAAACATTCAAGTTGCCCTCTATGCAGGTGCAAGGTCAGTGCTGAGGACCCCACAATCTTCACATATTCAAAAAGTATGCGATTCTTGGGAAATCAACTAGAGCTTCAAGAGGACTCAAATGTAGAGCTATTTGTCCAGAGAGAGGAAACCCTTCAAGGATCTTCAAGATTTAGCATTGGAAGCAGCTTCcgaaaggttgaaaaggttaacAAGGATGAAGTAGCGTTAATCCAACAAGAAGCTTGTGGTTTTTCCGATGATGATCAAAAGACCTTGCATAAGTTCAATCACAAGATTATTATATCTGATGTTATCCTCAAAAGTAGATGGAGCAGCGTGAGTTCTTCTGACTTGAtgttcttgaactcagagatgcTTCAAGATATGTCAAGCACCAGATTCTCTTTTTTGGATTCGAACAATGAGCAATTCACAGCTACAAGAACCATAGAAGGCAAGCAAATAATGAAGATCAAGGAAGAGATGGAGATGAAGAGATTGTTTGAAAGCAAGGTTAACACAATTAACCATTACCCTCCAGATTCATTTCCAGGTCATGCTTCTACATCAGATTCAAATGCaatttcaagtcacaacacatcATACATCACGAATTCAGGTGGCAGAAGATCAGTATCTGAAATCACAGCTTTTTCAAGATTTAGAAATTTGAGTATCAAGAATACAATCAGAGAGTCTCTTTCAGGTGGAAGCAATAGAAAGGAGGAAAGACAGCGTCGGCTTTGGTTGCCAATTGCAAGAAGAACAGTTCAGTGGTTTGCCAATAGAGAAAGAAGATCTCAACCGACTGAGAACACCATACAGAAATTGGATGTGTAA
- the LOC110668698 gene encoding lysine-specific demethylase JMJ26-like, translated as MDAFISKQDRHRGDGDHNVQKMRRISNVSWLASKRQVHKTLKNRVNGKIWKREEDDDDDEWSLPTRTKNSSNKVKLTPAFEFSKGNGIPKKRLNKRSSFVVVDLEGDSEDEVLEQACIMNIRARKRPRTSDSEAVKRNHMYTRLENGDFANASLGTSSSSPSSASDMKSNGSSSRTRTMRNLKAKIEARPKCHQCMKNERKIVVPCKKCKSKIYCVQCIKQWYPQMTEEEIAEQCPYCRRNCNCNACLHSSGLIKTSKRDITDSEKIQHLKYLIKSLLPFLEQICEEQTQEMQIEASIQGSSPEIAENFCNNDERVYCNHCATSIVDLHRSCPKCAYELCLSCCHEIREGSLSSRAEMKFRSVDRGSDYMHGGDPLPCDFENAEDQGEPTVVLWNANDDGSISCAPKEMGGCGDCVLELKRILPMGCISELKKKARDLVGFDTERADSMCNNSEAGREMLRSAASREGSKDNYLYCPAMNDIQEVEELFHFQKHWVKGEPVIVRDALEVTTHLSWEPMVMWRALCENVDRETRANMSEVKAIDCLASCEVEISTIQFFKGYTEGRRYENFWPEMLKLKDWPPSDKFEDLLPRHCDEFISALPFQEYSDPKAGILNLAVKFPPDLLKPDMGPKTYIAYGTTEELGRGDSVTKLHCDMSDAVNILTHTAEVALSEEQQTAIQQLKRKHLAQDEKERLEQDKLDHHSIEQLGDCSGSWKEMGVSKIIETEKQPSQISEQLELSHNQPRGATLPGLPSEGETDNMCGALWDIFRREDVSKLEEYLRKHSMEFRHTYCSPVKQVVHPIHDQCFYLTSEHKKKLKEEFGIEPWTFEQRVGEAVFIPAGCPHQVRNLKSCTKVAVDFVSPENVQECLRLTKEFRQLPKNHRAREDKLEIKKMIIYAIAEAIKDLEELIQ; from the exons ATGGATGCTTTTATTTCTAAGCAAGACCGGCACAGAGGTGATGGTGATCATAATGTGCAGAAGATGAGAAGAATCTCGAATGTTTCTTGGCTTGCATCGAAGAGACAAGTTCACAAAACCCTTAAGAATAGAGTTAATGGCAAGATATGGAAACGGGAAGAGGACGATGATGATGATGAGTGGTCACTCCCAACAAGAACAAAAAATTCATCCAATAAAGTGAAACTGACTCCTGCTTTTGAATTCTCGAAAGGCAATGGAATTCCAAAGAAGCGGCTGAATAAGAGAAGTAGTTTTGTAGTTGTAGACTTGGAGGGTGATtcagaagatgaagttttagagCAAGCGTGTATTATGAATATAAGAGCGCGCAAAAGACCTAGAACTTCAGATAGTGAGGCAGTCAAAAGAAATCACATGTATACAAGgctagaaaatggagattttgcaAATGCTTCTTTAGgtacttcatcttcttctccctCGTCAGCTTCAGATATGAAGAGTAATGGCAGTAGCAGCAGGACACGTACAATGAGAAATTTGAAG GCCAAAATAGAAGCACGCCCAAAGTGTCATCAGTGCATGAAAAACGAAAGAAAAATTGTTGTCCCTTGCAAGAAGTGTAAAAGCAAAATATATTGTGTCCAATGTATCAAACAATG GTATCCACAGATGACAGAAGAAGAAATTGCAGAACAATGTCCTTATTGTCGTAGAAATTGCAACTGCAATGCGTGTTTGCACTCCAGTGGTTTGATTAAG ACATCAAAAAGGGACATCACCGACAGTGAGAAGATTCAGCATCTAAAATATTTGATAAAGTCTCTGCTTCCCTTTCTGGAACAAATCTGTGAAGAACAAACTCAAGAGATGCAAATTGAGGCTAGCATTCAAG GTTCCTCTCCTGAGATAGCAGAGAACTTCTGTAATAATGATGAGCGTGTCTATTG CAACCATTGTGCGACTTCTATTGTTGACCTCCACCGCAGCTGCCCAAAATGTGCTTATGAACTGTGTCTCAGTTGTTGTCACGAAATTCGTGAAGGAAGCTTGTCAAGTCGTGCTGAAATGAAGTTTCGATCCGTAGACCGAGGCTCTGATTACATGCATGGTGGAGATCCACTGCCTTGTGATTTTGAAAATGCTGAGGATCAAGGTGAACCAACGGTTGTGCTGTGGAATGCCAATGATGATGGAAGTATTTCTTGTGCTCCAAAAGAAATGGGTGGTTGTGGTGATTGTGTGCTGGAGCTAAAGCGTATCCTTCCAATGGGATGCATTTCAGAGTTGAAAAAGAAGGCGCGAGATTTAGTAGGTTTTGACACGGAAAGGGCAGATTCGATGTGCAACAATTCTGAAGCAGGGAGAGAGATGCTGCGGAGCGCAGCTTCTAGAGAAGGATCCAAGGACAATTACTTGTATTGTCCTGCTATGAATGACATTCAAGAGGTTGAAGAGCTTTTTCACTTTCAAAAGCATTGGGTTAAAGGTGAACCTGTTATAGTTCGCGATGCCCTTGAGGTAACAACTCATTTGAGCTGGGAACCAATGGTAATGTGGCGTGCATTATGCGAAAATGTGGACCGAGAGACAAGAGCTAATATGTCTGAAGTGAAGGCCATTGATTGCCTGGCTTCTTGTGAG GTGGAAATTAGTACCATTCAATTTTTCAAGGGCTATACAGAAGGAAGAAGATATGAAAACTTTTGGCCTGAGATGCTGAAGCTGAAGGATTGGCCCCCATCTGATAAGTTTGAAGACCTTCTGCCACGCCATTGTGATGAGTTTATCAGTGCATTGCCATTTCAAGAATATAGTGATCCCAAGGCTGGCATCCTTAACCTTGCTGTGAAATTTCCACCAGATTTGCTTAAACCAGACATGGGTCCGAAAACTTACATCGCATATGGTACAACAGAAGAGCTCGGCAGAGGGGACTCTGTAACCAAACTTCATTGTGATATGTCAGATGCG GTGAATATTTTGACACATACTGCGGAGGTAGCTTTAAGTGAAGAACAACAGACTGCTATTCAACAGCTCAAAAGGAAACATTTGGCACAGGATGAGAAAGAACGTTTGGAGCAAGATAAGCTAGACCATCATTCCATTGAACAACTTGGTGACTGCAGCGGTAGCTGGAAAGAGATGGGTGTATCAAAGATTATTGAGACAGAGAAGCAACCCTCCCAAATCAGTGAACAACTTGAGCTTTCCCATAATCAGCCGAGAGGAGCTACACTCCCTGGTTTGCCCAGTGAAGGTGAAACAGATAATATGTGTGGTGCATTGTGGGACATTTTTAGAAGGGAGGATGTCTCCAAGTTAGAAGAATATTTAAGAAAGCACTCCATGGAATTTAGGCACACTTACTGCTCCCCAGTAAAACAG GTCGTCCATCCAATTCATGACCAGTGTTTCTACTTAACTTCGGAGCATAAaaagaagttgaaggaggaattTG GTATTGAACCTTGGACATTTGAACAAAGAGTTGGAGAAGCCGTATTTATTCCTGCTGGTTGCCCACACCAAGTTAGGAATCTCAAG TCATGTACAAAAGTTGCCGTAGATTTTGTCTCTCCTGAAAATGTCCAGGAGTGCCTTCGCTTAACCAAAGAGTTCAGACAACTTCCAAAGAACCACAGGGCTAGAGAAGACAAACTTGAG ATCAAGAAGATGATAATCTATGCAATTGCAGAAGCAATTAAAGATTTAGAAGAACTGATACAATGA
- the LOC110636338 gene encoding ninja-family protein mc410, which yields MEDENGLELSLGLGCGGSSAKSKGKNGSSDTRTEEGDRGNKLVDDFKNFLHASTQKQDSSAGSQISDSVKPQENFFNDLSKGNADANASINLNNRGLWVSSGKRPAEIEEEKRPEAVNKRKMLFDEINNQKKHERDAYHSDVHDKKASHISITTEDGSTAENEDVAESEVEGSISRLVSHHDDGPKRFIGAGGPEVPKEVHGFSDSSVVDLQGQKRPNGSSESEIKHGNLNYGVPFSVRPVNIMNLPYSFPVKESNTIGVPSSSGHPLPGMMQVTSNGEQRTGTQSVNPGNLPVMFGYSPVQLPTLDKDNSWGLVSHLQQLHPSCAGRGPSNSDKQNDVLKIAPAMQGISRNSSEATLYEGRTLERVKGDGKQHITEEGFTSQTEDDVKGSSMNLGAKDAPGPSTAEGFSYDFSAIKPGIASDIKFGGCGSYPNLPWVSTTGSGPHGRTISGVTYRYSANQIRIVCACHGSHMLPEEFVRHASEENVNPDNGTGVASFPSANPAASAQS from the exons ATGGAGGATGAGAATGGCCTTGAGCTTAGCCTTGGTTTAGGTTGTGGAGGATCATCTGCGAAATCCAAAGGTAAAAATGGCTCTTCAGATACTAGGACAGAGGAAGGTGATAGAGGCAACAAATTGGTAGATGATTTCAAAAACTTTCTTCATGCTAGTACCCAGAAGCAGGATTCAAGTGCTGGGTCTCAAATAAGTGATTCTGTGAAACCTCAGGAGAACTTCTTTAATGACCTGTCCAAGGGCAATGCTGATGCAAATGCTTCAATAAACTTGAACAATAGGGGGCTTTGGGTTTCGAGCGGCAAAAGACCTGCtgaaattgaagaagaaaaaagacCAGAGGCAGTTAACAAACGTAAAATGTTATTTGATGAGATAAATAATCAGAAGAAGCATGAGAGAGATGCTTATCATTCTGATGTACATGACAAGAAAGCGTCACATATTTCCATAACAACAGAAGATGGCTCTACTGCTGAAAATGAAGATGTGGCAGAGTCTGAAGTAGAGGGTTCAATTTCACGGTTGGTCTCTCATCATGATGATGGCCCTAAGCGTTTTATTGGAGCTGGTGGTCCTGAGGTTCCAAAGGAGGTTCATGGGTTTTCTGATTCCAGTGTTGTAGACTTGCAAGGGCAAAAGAGGCCTAATGGTTCATCAGAATCTGAAATTAAGCATGGaaacttgaattatggagttccATTCTCTGTCCGACCAGTAAACATCATGAATTTACCATACTCATTTCCTGTAAAAGAATCTAACACTATTGGTGTGCCCAGCTCTTCAGGCCATCCTCTGCCAGGAATGATGCAGGTTACTTCAAATGGTGAGCAGCGAACAGGGACTCAGTCTGTGAATCCTGGAAATTTGCCTGTAATGTTTGGCTATTCACCTGTCCAGCTTCCAACACTGGATAAGGATAACTCATGGGGCTTGGTCTCTCATCTTCAACAGCTCCATCCTTCCTGTGCTGGCAGAGGACCATCAAATTCAGATAAGCAAAATGATGTGTTGAAGATTGCTCCAG CCATGCAAGGAATTTCACGGAATTCATCTGAAGCTACACTGTATGAAGGGAGGACATTAGAACGGGTCAAAGGTGATGGCAAACAGCACATTACAGAAGAAGGCTTCACTTCTCAGACTGAAGATGATGTAAAAGGAAGCAGCATGAACCTTGGGGCAAAAGATGCGCCTGGGCCATCAACAGCAGAAGGTTTCTCCTATGATTTTTCTGCCATAAAGCCCGGTATTGCATCAGACATAAAATTTGGTGGATGTGGTTCCTATCCAAATTTACCATGGGTTTCAACCACAGGTTCTGGCCCTCATGGCAGAACAATTTCTGGTGTCACTTACAGATACAGTGCAAACCAAATCAGAATTGTTTGTGCTTGCCATGGTTCCCATATGCTTCCCGAGGAATTTGTTAGGCACGCAAGTGAAGAGAATGTCAATCCAGATAATGGCACTGGGGTAGCCTCATTTCCAAGTGCCAATCCTGCTGCCTCTGCTCAGAGCTGA